CAGTGCAGGCAATTCCTCGACCGATTTCGCGACCTCATCCGCTGCAACGCTGGCCGATTCCAGCGCATTGTTCAGGCTGCCCGCGGCATTGCCATCACGCAGGTCGTTCAAAAGCCCCGAGGCCGCCTCCAGCGTATCCGACAGGTTGCGCGGCAGACGTTCCGCATCTTCACTGCCCAGCATGGCCCGCAGATCGGCCAGAATGCCCTCGGCCTGGGTGCTGATGGCAGCGAAATTCACCTCATCGACACTGGCAGCTGCGGCATCGATCTGATTGACCATCTCGGGCACATCGACGGCTGCGGCCTGAACGGATTCAAAGGCCGAGGTGGCCTCGGTGATCATCTTGCCCAGATTGCCGCCCGCGCCGGATTCGCGGATCTCACCGGCGACAGCACCGATATCGGTGACCGCAACCTCCAGTTTCTCGATCAGCTCAGAGATCTGACCGGGCAAATTCGCCGCAGCCTGTGTGCCGATGACATCACGCAATTCCTGCAGGGTTGCGTCCAGTTCGGCCCCGATCGAGGTAAAATCAATGGTTTCGACCGAACCCGCCGTGACCTGCATCGAGTCGATCAACGCGGGCAGGCGATCGGCCGCATCATTCAGCTTGGCCGCCAGTTCGCTGGCCGAGGTCATGGCCTCGCCCGCACGGGTCGCAGCATCACTGTCACGGAACTCTCCGACCATACTGCGCAAATCGCTTGCCGCACCCTGGGCTTCCTCGATTGTTTTTCTCAGGCTGCCCGGGATGGCGCGCGTGTCTTCCGAACGCGCCAGTTCGGTGACGCTGTCCAGCATTTCGCGGGCCGAATCCATCACCTCTGCAATCGGCAGATCGCCGACCTTGGCCAGAACCCCCTGCGCGGTCTGCGTGAAATCGCTGATCTCGGATGGAGCTGTCGGGATCGCCGGGAATGGCCGGGCCTCCATGTCGATCACTGCGGCGGCCTCATCGGTTTCGACCAGTTCAACGATCAGTTCCGTGCCGAACAGGCCCGAACTTGCGACGCGGGCGCGCAGCCCATCGGCCACGGCGCGCGACAGGAATTCCATCGCATCCTCAGAGGTGGTTTCAGGGTCCAGCCCCAGCCGCACGGGCGAAATGGCAAGTGTCACCTGTTCACGCAGCCGTGCGACGCCACCCCCATCTTCGACCGGCTGAACCGACAGATCCGCGACCTTTCCGATGTTGACGCCCTGCAGCCGAACATCGGCCCCCTTGGCCAGACCGCCAAGGGATTCGTCTATCATCATGGTCAGCTTCAACTGATCCGTCTCATCGGCAATAAAGACATTCCGGCGGGCCGTTTCCTCGTCAGGCTGGACCGGAAAGGCCTCGACCGTATCGACGGGCTTGCCGCCAGTGACGGGCGTATCAAAGGACACCCCGCCCTGCAGCAGGCTGGTCAGGGAGTTGACGTTCAGTGCAATGCCTTCGGCACCCAGAGACACGGAGAACCCCGAGACATCCCAGAAGACCGTCGCACTGGTCAGACGCTGATCATGGGGTGCCTGAATGAAGCCGTCGACCAGAACGGAATTACCGTCCTCGGCCAGGCGCAGGTTCTCCATCCGTCCTACCTGAACGCCGCGATAGTAGATCGGCGCCCCTTCGGACAGCCCTTCGCCGCTTTCATAGGACAGCTTGACCCAAGTGCCCTTGGCATCCTCGCGCACAAGCGGAGCGCGGTCGACACCCACGAATTCGCGCCGGGGTTCAGATATCTCGGCGTCCCAGTAACCTTCGATGAACGAGCCGGTCAGAACCGTGTCCAGACGGCTGACACCCTGCGCCGTGACCTGTGGCCGCACGATCCAGAAGGTGGCATCGGCGTCGATATAGGGGGCAATATCCTTGTCCACGCGGATCTGCACCGCCACATGGGACAGGTCATCGGTGAATTTCACGCCTTCGACCTGTCCCACGGTGATCTCGCGAAAGCGCAGCGCGGTGGAACCGGGCACGATACCGGTGGCATCGGCGAATTCGACCTCGATAAGGGCACCGCGTTCGGCATAGGCATTCCATGCCACGGCCAGCGTCACGATCAGGGCAATGATCGGTACCAGCCAGATCACATTGACCCCTGCCTGAGCAGCACGGACAGCAGTCTTGCGCACGGGGCTTGCCGGTTTCAGCGGCGGCGGCGTGTCGGTCATTCCTGTAATTTTTCCCTGCCCGTCGTTACTTGCCACGGCGGCGAAGCGGTAACCCGCGCCATATCAGCCGCGCATCAAAGCTTTGCGCGGAAAGCATCGTAAAGGCAACTGACAAGGCAAAACAGGCCGCCGCCGGTCCGGGATGAATCGACGCCACGAACCCCAGTTGAACCAGCGCAGACAGGATCGCAACGACGAACACGTCGATCATCGACCACCTGCCGACGAATTCGACAACCTCGAACACTTTCAGCCGCGAATGTGCCTGCTCTGCGGTCGCGGGACGCCCCGCCACCATCGCCAGCCAGGCGATCGACAGGAATTTCGCGATCGGCACCACGATCGAGGCCACGAAGACGATCGCTGCGATGTCATAGCTGCCGTGATGAATCAGCTCCAGCACGCCTTCGACAATCGTCGCCTCGGAGTTCCCGGCCAGACCGGCAAAGGTCTGCGTGCTCATCATCGGGTAGAGATTGGCCGGAACATACATGATCAGCCCGGCCAGCCACCACGCCCAGACCGCCTGCAGCCCCCTGCGGTCGGGTGGATGCAGCCGCGCGCCACAGCGCTTGCAGCGGCGCTGATCCTCGGGCCAGACCCGGCCACAACTGTGGCAGCCCAGCAAACCGGCGCGATGAGCCGTCAGGATCGGGCGGGCATGGGGATCATCACTCATGGTTTGGGGGTCTCGACCATCTCGCGCCCGTCGGTATGCAGGCCGGCATCCTCGATGGCATCCCAGATCGTGGTCTGGCACATGAAACCACGCGAGGCCAGATTGACCAATATCAACCCGCAAAAGGCCCAGAAGGCCGGCCCCAGATGTACCGTGGCCAGACCGGCCACCTTCACCAGTGCCACGGCGGTGCCGATAATGAAAATCTCGGCCATGGACCAGGGGCGCATGATTTCGGACCAGCGAAAAGCCGTGGCTGCATGCCGGTTGGGCGGGCAGCCCTTGGCCAGCGGGACCAGCGTATAGACCAGCAGGAAGGCGCGCAGCACCGGCAGCCCCACGATCATGACCATCAGCGCCGCCACCAGCGGCAAGAGAATGCCATCGGCAAAGGCCAGCGCCACCCCGAACAGCGAGGTCGCATTTCCAAAGCCCATTCGGCTGATTTCAAGAAAGGGAAAGAACACCGCGCCGATCAACAACACCATCGAGGTGAAGGCAAGCGCGATCAACTGGCTGAAGGCACCGCCACGCGGCTTGGCCAGAACCGTACCGCAGCGGATACAGCGAGCGGTTTCGCCACTTTGCAGTTCTTCCTCGACATGCAGCGCATCGCAGCGCGGGCAGGCAAGCAGGCCGGCACCGGTTTCCAGGTCATAACTGTGCTGCGGCTGCGTCATGCAGCCAAGATAATCCATGTCAGCGCCATCACAAGATGCATTTCAATGTATCGCACCGTCACGCGCGGCCGAGGTCAGCACCACGTTCCGGGTATCCTGCGGTGCGACGACCAGTGGTGACTCGATGCGGAAATGCAGCCGCAACATGAAGCTGTTCTTTTCGGCGCGCGTTTCCGCGCTGCCTTCAAGCTGGGTCGAAAAGGCTTCGATCAGCTGGCTCCCCAACCCCGTGCTTTCGTTTTCGCCCCTTTGAACACCGATGGAGTTCTCGATCTCCAGCAATCCCTGACCGTCACCTTCCGCCTGCAGCGTCACCCGCACCCAGGGGCCATCCGCACCCGGCGGCGCGCCCGCATATTTGAGCGCATTGGTAAAGGCTTCGGTCGCCAGCAAGGACAGCGGCACGGCCTGATCGGGCAACAGGGTCAGCGGCTGAAGCGAGGTTTCCACCCTGAGGTTGCTGCCAGGACCGACCGAGGCATTGACCATCTGATTGATGATGTCTCCGATCAGGCGATCCGCCTCGACCGCATCAAGATGTTCGGCCTGGTAAAGGTTGCGATAGATGGTCGCCAGCGCCGCAACACGGTCCTGGACAGAACGCAGCACGCGCTTGGCGTCATCATCCTCGATCATCCGGCTTTGCATGTTGATGATCGAGGCAATCAGCTGAAGATTGTTCTTCACCCGATGATGGACCTCTTTCAGCAGCACGGTCTTTTCGGTGACCGCATCTTCCATTGCCTCTTCGTCGCGGATCAGGATGCGGGCCATATTGTGAAAGGTCTGGCTGACATCGCGAATCTCGGTAGGCGCATCGCCCAGCACCGGCGGCGGCGCATCGCGATTGCCAAGGGCGAAGCGGCGCATCTGACCGCGTAAAACCGATATGTGGCGTAATACCAGCCTGAATACCGCAAAATATGCCACCCCCAACGAAACCAGCCAAAGAACCACCGGAAATATCAACGCGCCGAAACGCGACAGCTGGAACAGGCCGATTCCGGCGACCTTGGGACTCCAACTGCCGATCGCATAGACCAGCCCCGGCACCACGGGCACGACGGTAAAGACCCGCATTTCCCCACCAACGGACTGTGCGCGAAAGGTCGTGTCATTTCGCGACAACATGCTTAACAGGGGCGTGTCGGCAGGCAGGATGTCATCGGCAAATCCTTCGACCGCGCTGTCCGAGGTCAGGATTTCGCCACGGTTGTTGAAGGTGACGATCCGCGCGCCCTCGGTGCCGAAATTGATGGCATGGGTCGAACGCAGCAATTCCTGCGTCAGCGACAGGGCGATATAGCCCAGCATTTCACTGTCGCGATACAGGGGATGCAGCACCACCACGACCGAGCGGCCGCTGAGCGCGCCCTGGTTGACCGATTTGATCATGGTCCCCGGCTCGGTCAGGAATTGCTGATAGATCGGGTTGCCATGCATATCCATCGTCTCGCCCGGGGCAAGACTGGACGAGCAATAGCTGACACCGTCCAGAGGCACGAAGATCGCGTTCAGATAGGTGGCGCTGCGCTGGATGAAATTGCGCATCAGGTCCGAGCAATCATCCGCGCGATCCATGGTTTCCAGCACCGCCGGCCCCAGCGCATCGGCCGAACCCATGGCGCTGATCAGCAAGGCCCTTTCACCGGCAGCCGCCGATGCCGTGCGCCCCAGCAGGGCGATTTCGGCGCTTTGCTGGGCGTCGCGCGACAGGTGAAGGTTCTGGACCAGTGACATCAGCCCGATCGGCAGGATCGCCATTGACAGCAGGGCAATCAGGCGAAATCCAAGCCGTCGGGTGAAATCCAGCCTGTCGCGATAGCGTCTGAGCATCGTCGCGACCGCCTATCGAGAGCCGGTGTAATTGTTGGCAATGACGGCCCGCGTGGCCTGATCGGTCATGTCCATGTCTTCGGATTCGTCCAGCCCCAGAAGCTCGGCCAGTTTCTTGCGACCGCGATTTGCCCGTGACTTCACCGTGCCGACGGCGACCTTGGTCATGGCGGCGGCTTCCTCGTAGGAAAAACCCGATGCACCGACAAGGATCAGCGCCTCGCGCTGTTCGACGGGCAGATGCTGGAAAGCGGCACGAAAGTCACGCATGGCCAGCTTGCCATCGTGATCGGGCTTGGTGGCCTGACGTCCGGCATGGATGCCGTCGGTATCGCTGACCTCGCGCCGGGTCTTGCGGCGCGACGAATAGAATGTGTTGCGCAGGATGGTGAACAACCACGCCCGCAGATTGGTGCCCGGCTGGAACTTGTCCATGTTCGTCCATGCCTTGACGATGGTGTCCTGCACCAGATCATCGGCAGATGCGCCTTCGCGCGTCAGCGACAATGCGAATGCTCTCAGGGCAGGAAGGTGATCGACCAATTGATCGCGGGGATCCGTCGTCCCAGAATTCGTCATACTTTCACCGTAGCACCTTCGCGCTTACTTGCTTGTGTCATTCCTGCTCGCGTAACTTCTTGAGCAATTCGAGAAAGCGGTCGGGAATCTGCTCTGTCGCATCCTGCTCATAGACCCGCCGCAGGTTCTCATCGATTTGCTTTTCGACCGCCTCACGGCGACCATCATCCCGTTTTGTCATCATGTTTTTGTTGATCCCGAACTTCCTGTGCGCACGCGATGCAACCATTTCGCCCCGAGGAAAGTTCCACTTCGACCGAGAAAAAAACCGAGGGAATAATCATGGCGTCTGCCGACCTGGCCCAATCCATTGCGCGCGAACTTCCGTTCCTGCGCCGCTACGCGCGCGCTCTGACCGGAAGTCAAAGCGCAGGAGACAATTATGCCGCAGCCACACTGGAAGCGATCCTGTCGGATCGTTCGGTGATGGATGGCGCGGCTGACACCCGCATCGGGCTGTTTCGCGCCTTCCATGCGATCTGGCAGAGTTCCGGCCAGCCGGTTGCCGAGGCAGAGCAGACCGAACGCGAAAAACGCGCCCAGAGCCATCTGCGCAATCTGACCCCCAATTCCCGCGAGGCCCTGCTGCTGCGCACCATCGAGGAACTGCGCTATGACCAGATTGCCTCGGTCATGCGGATCGATCAGCCCGAGGCCGAAGAGCTTGTTCAGATCGCATTGAACGAAATGAGCCAGGCCCTCAGCGGTCAGGTCATGGTCATCGAGGATGAGATGATCATCGCCATGGATCTCAAAGGCATCGTGCAGGCCATGGGTCACAATGTGACCGGCGTGGCGCGCACCCATGGTCAGGCGATCGAACTGGCCGGCAAGGCACGCCCCGACCTGATCCTGGCCGATATCCAGCTGGCTGATGGTTCTTCCGGAATCGAGGCCGTGAATGAATTGCTGGGCGATCTGGGCGATATCCCGGTGATTTTCATCACCGCCTTCCCCGAGCGGCTGCTGACGGGCGACCGCCCCGAACCGGCCTTTCTGATTTCCAAGCCTTACAGCGAGGAACAGGTCCGTTCGGCCGTCAGTCAGGCGATGTTCTTTGCCTCGACCGAGGGCATGAAGGTCTGAACAGGCCCGCTATTTCGAGCCGGTTGCACGTCTCAATGCGTGCAGCCGGCGACGCCGCGCCAGTTCGACATTGATCAGGGCGCCCAACATGACCGAAAACCCCGCCAGATAGAACCACATCAGCAGGGCAACCACCGTCCCGATCGAACCGTAGATACGGTTGTAGCTGTTGAAACTGCCCAGATAGGCCGAAAAGGCGATGGACGCGCCGCCCCACAGGATCGTCGCAAAGAACGACCCCCAGGTGAATACCGGCGTGCGTGGCGTTTTCACGTTGGGGCCATAGCGATACAGAATGCCGATACCCAGGATCACCAGCATGAACATTGCCGCCCAGGGCAGGGCCGCCAGCAGCCAGATCCTGACCTCGGCCACCACGACGAATTTCAGCATCACCGGCACGATCACGATGGTGGCAAGTCCCGCCAGAGAGATCCCGACAATCGCCAGCGTCAGCACATAGGCCAGAATGAAGCCAAAGATCGTCGAATGCCCGCGCACGCCATAGGCGGCATTCAACCCGCGTACCAGCCCGTCTACCCCGGCGCGCGCGGCGATCGTGGCGATCATGAATGACAGGAAAGACGCCCAGCCGATCGACGTGCGTCCCGTTTCGGTCAGGGACTGGATCTGGGCATCTATGATCGCCTCGGCCCCACCGGGCAGGAATTCATGCGCGACATCGACATAAGCCATGATGACCGTCGGATCGAACCACAGGCTCCATAATGTCAGGATCGCCGCCAGACCCGGAAAGACGGCAAACATCGCGTAGAAGGCCACGCCAGCGGCGATCAGCCCCATATGGATCTTGTGCATCCGCTCGAATATGGCGGACCAGAAATCCAGAAATTCGCGAAACAGACCCAGATCGAAACTCCTGTCTGATACATCGCCAGCATGCTGCGCACCGCTCGGGCGCGCAACCCCTTCACGCCTGATCCGTATATCGCGCCCAGACGGATTCTTCGCCCAGCCGTGCAATGAATTCGGCATGGGCTTTGGCTTCTTCGGCAGTCAGGCGCGAGGGCAGGGGATGGGGACGTGGCGCGCGTGGCGTCATGAAGGCGTCCTGCCCCGGCGCGCCCGAGCTGTCCTCTTGCGGTTGGTCAAGAACAAGGTCGGGCTGACGCCCCCCGATCAACTGCAGATAGACTTCGGCCAGCAATTCCGAGTCAAGAAGCGCTCCATGCAGTTCGCGTCCGGAGTTGTCGACACCAAAGCGGCGGCACAACGCATCCAGCGAGTTGCCCGCACCGGGAAACTTGTCACGGGCCATGGCTAGCGTATCCAGCGCCCGCTCCCATGGTAAAGTCGGGAATCCCGCGCGTTTCAACTCGGCATTCAGGAATTTCATGTCGAAGCTGGCGTTGTGGATCACCAGCCTGGAATCATCCCCGACGAAATCAATGAAGTCCTGAGCGATTTCCGCGAATTTCGGCTTGTCGCGCAGGAAATCATCGCCCAGCCCGTGAACGTCAAAGGCCTCTTTCGGCATCGGTCGTTCGGGGTTGATATAGACATGAAAGGTCCGTCCGGTCGGCAGATGCCCTTCCAGTTCCAGCGCGCCGATCTCGACGATCCGGTCATCCTTGTCGTGGTAAAAACCCGTGGTTTCGGTATCGAGGACGATCTCACGCATTCTGTTCAATCTCTTGGCAAATCGCGTCTATGGCCTGTCGCGCGCCGTCCAGCGTATCGGTCGGAATGATCCAGTCGGCCCTGGCGCGCTTTTCCGCATCGGGCATCTGGCGCGACAGGATCATCCGGAATGTTTCTTCCGTCATGCCCGGACGTGCCATCACCCGGGCCTTCTGGGTTTCGGCATCGGTGGACACGACGGCCACACCGTCGCAGCGTTGCGCCATATTACCTTCGAACAGCAACGGAATGTCCAGAACGATCAGCCCTGCATCGCCGTGGCTGCGGATGAATTCATCGCGATGGGCTGCGACCATCGGGTGCACCACGGCTTCCAGACGGGACAGGGCATCGGGATCGCGGGCAATACAGCTTTTCAGCTCGGCCCGATCTATGCCGCCATCGACAAGCGCCGAGGGAAACAGGCGGGCAACCGGCGCGACGGCCGCTCCGCCGGGACCATACAGTTCATGCACGACCTGATCAGCGTCCCAGACCGGACAGCCCCGCTCGCGAAACATCTGGGCGGTGGTCGATTTTCCCATGCCGATGCTGCCGGTCAGCCCCAGAAGAAAGCTCATTCCAGAACGACCCGTCGGGCTTCATCATCCACCTCGGGCCGTTGCCCGAACCAGCGCTCGAACCCCGGCGCAGCCTGATGCAGCAACATGCCAAGCCCATCGACGACCTTGCAGCCACGTTCCTGCGCCTGGGCAAGCAGGGGCGTCATCAGCGGCGTATAGACGAGATCCGTCACCAGGGCCTGCGGTGACAACGCATCCAGAGGCACCCTCAAGGGCTGCTTGCCGGTCATCCCCAACGAGGTCGCATTGACTACCGTGGCAGCGCCTTCCAGCATGTTTCCGGCCTGCGCCCAGTCATAGACCACCAGACGCGCCCCGAACTCGGACTTGATCTGTTCCGATCTGATCCGCGTGCGGTTGGTGATGCGCAATTCCTTCACGCCACTGTCCAGCAGCGATGCCACCACGGCGCGGGCAGCCCCCCCTGCACCGATCACCGCCGCTGGTCCCGCCGCGGGATCCCAGTCAGGCGCGTTCTGACGCAGATTGGCGATGAAACCATAGCCATCCGTATTGTCGGCGTGGATTTTCCCGTCAGGACGAAAGATCAGCGTATTCGCCGCACCGATCAGCGCCGCCCGGTCGGTCACAACATCCGCCAGTGCCAGAACCGCCTCCTTGTGCGGAATGGTGACATTCAGGCCGACAAAGCCGGCACGCGGCAGGATGCGCAGCACCTCGGCCAGATGTTCGGGCATGACCGGCATCGGAATGTAATGCCCCTCGATCCCGTAGCGCCGCAACCAATGTCCATGCAACCGTGGTGAGCGCGAATGCGCGATCGGCATCCCGATCACCCCCGCCAGCGGCACATGAGAAATTTCGGACAAGGAAGGTTCGTCGTTCATCGCGATATGTCGTCACTTGCTGCCAGGGTGGCCCAGATTAGGCCGCCTGAACTGGGGAAAAAAGGGATTCGAAAGAGTCTCGGGCAATGACCCTGTGACCTGATGCAGGAATGCCTGTG
This is a stretch of genomic DNA from Paracoccus seriniphilus. It encodes these proteins:
- a CDS encoding paraquat-inducible protein A, which gives rise to MDYLGCMTQPQHSYDLETGAGLLACPRCDALHVEEELQSGETARCIRCGTVLAKPRGGAFSQLIALAFTSMVLLIGAVFFPFLEISRMGFGNATSLFGVALAFADGILLPLVAALMVMIVGLPVLRAFLLVYTLVPLAKGCPPNRHAATAFRWSEIMRPWSMAEIFIIGTAVALVKVAGLATVHLGPAFWAFCGLILVNLASRGFMCQTTIWDAIEDAGLHTDGREMVETPKP
- a CDS encoding paraquat-inducible protein A translates to MSDDPHARPILTAHRAGLLGCHSCGRVWPEDQRRCKRCGARLHPPDRRGLQAVWAWWLAGLIMYVPANLYPMMSTQTFAGLAGNSEATIVEGVLELIHHGSYDIAAIVFVASIVVPIAKFLSIAWLAMVAGRPATAEQAHSRLKVFEVVEFVGRWSMIDVFVVAILSALVQLGFVASIHPGPAAACFALSVAFTMLSAQSFDARLIWRGLPLRRRGK
- a CDS encoding NepR family anti-sigma factor, whose protein sequence is MVASRAHRKFGINKNMMTKRDDGRREAVEKQIDENLRRVYEQDATEQIPDRFLELLKKLREQE
- a CDS encoding sensor histidine kinase, whose amino-acid sequence is MLRRYRDRLDFTRRLGFRLIALLSMAILPIGLMSLVQNLHLSRDAQQSAEIALLGRTASAAAGERALLISAMGSADALGPAVLETMDRADDCSDLMRNFIQRSATYLNAIFVPLDGVSYCSSSLAPGETMDMHGNPIYQQFLTEPGTMIKSVNQGALSGRSVVVVLHPLYRDSEMLGYIALSLTQELLRSTHAINFGTEGARIVTFNNRGEILTSDSAVEGFADDILPADTPLLSMLSRNDTTFRAQSVGGEMRVFTVVPVVPGLVYAIGSWSPKVAGIGLFQLSRFGALIFPVVLWLVSLGVAYFAVFRLVLRHISVLRGQMRRFALGNRDAPPPVLGDAPTEIRDVSQTFHNMARILIRDEEAMEDAVTEKTVLLKEVHHRVKNNLQLIASIINMQSRMIEDDDAKRVLRSVQDRVAALATIYRNLYQAEHLDAVEADRLIGDIINQMVNASVGPGSNLRVETSLQPLTLLPDQAVPLSLLATEAFTNALKYAGAPPGADGPWVRVTLQAEGDGQGLLEIENSIGVQRGENESTGLGSQLIEAFSTQLEGSAETRAEKNSFMLRLHFRIESPLVVAPQDTRNVVLTSAARDGAIH
- the dnaQ gene encoding DNA polymerase III subunit epsilon translates to MREIVLDTETTGFYHDKDDRIVEIGALELEGHLPTGRTFHVYINPERPMPKEAFDVHGLGDDFLRDKPKFAEIAQDFIDFVGDDSRLVIHNASFDMKFLNAELKRAGFPTLPWERALDTLAMARDKFPGAGNSLDALCRRFGVDNSGRELHGALLDSELLAEVYLQLIGGRQPDLVLDQPQEDSSGAPGQDAFMTPRAPRPHPLPSRLTAEEAKAHAEFIARLGEESVWARYTDQA
- a CDS encoding MlaD family protein encodes the protein MTDTPPPLKPASPVRKTAVRAAQAGVNVIWLVPIIALIVTLAVAWNAYAERGALIEVEFADATGIVPGSTALRFREITVGQVEGVKFTDDLSHVAVQIRVDKDIAPYIDADATFWIVRPQVTAQGVSRLDTVLTGSFIEGYWDAEISEPRREFVGVDRAPLVREDAKGTWVKLSYESGEGLSEGAPIYYRGVQVGRMENLRLAEDGNSVLVDGFIQAPHDQRLTSATVFWDVSGFSVSLGAEGIALNVNSLTSLLQGGVSFDTPVTGGKPVDTVEAFPVQPDEETARRNVFIADETDQLKLTMMIDESLGGLAKGADVRLQGVNIGKVADLSVQPVEDGGGVARLREQVTLAISPVRLGLDPETTSEDAMEFLSRAVADGLRARVASSGLFGTELIVELVETDEAAAVIDMEARPFPAIPTAPSEISDFTQTAQGVLAKVGDLPIAEVMDSAREMLDSVTELARSEDTRAIPGSLRKTIEEAQGAASDLRSMVGEFRDSDAATRAGEAMTSASELAAKLNDAADRLPALIDSMQVTAGSVETIDFTSIGAELDATLQELRDVIGTQAAANLPGQISELIEKLEVAVTDIGAVAGEIRESGAGGNLGKMITEATSAFESVQAAAVDVPEMVNQIDAAAASVDEVNFAAISTQAEGILADLRAMLGSEDAERLPRNLSDTLEAASGLLNDLRDGNAAGSLNNALESASVAADEVAKSVEELPALIRRLQATAARADAVMAAYGDRSAFNTETINMLRELRRATESFGSLARMIERNPRAFILGR
- a CDS encoding RNA polymerase sigma factor, giving the protein MTNSGTTDPRDQLVDHLPALRAFALSLTREGASADDLVQDTIVKAWTNMDKFQPGTNLRAWLFTILRNTFYSSRRKTRREVSDTDGIHAGRQATKPDHDGKLAMRDFRAAFQHLPVEQREALILVGASGFSYEEAAAMTKVAVGTVKSRANRGRKKLAELLGLDESEDMDMTDQATRAVIANNYTGSR
- the coaE gene encoding dephospho-CoA kinase (Dephospho-CoA kinase (CoaE) performs the final step in coenzyme A biosynthesis.) is translated as MSFLLGLTGSIGMGKSTTAQMFRERGCPVWDADQVVHELYGPGGAAVAPVARLFPSALVDGGIDRAELKSCIARDPDALSRLEAVVHPMVAAHRDEFIRSHGDAGLIVLDIPLLFEGNMAQRCDGVAVVSTDAETQKARVMARPGMTEETFRMILSRQMPDAEKRARADWIIPTDTLDGARQAIDAICQEIEQNA
- a CDS encoding response regulator, translated to MASADLAQSIARELPFLRRYARALTGSQSAGDNYAAATLEAILSDRSVMDGAADTRIGLFRAFHAIWQSSGQPVAEAEQTEREKRAQSHLRNLTPNSREALLLRTIEELRYDQIASVMRIDQPEAEELVQIALNEMSQALSGQVMVIEDEMIIAMDLKGIVQAMGHNVTGVARTHGQAIELAGKARPDLILADIQLADGSSGIEAVNELLGDLGDIPVIFITAFPERLLTGDRPEPAFLISKPYSEEQVRSAVSQAMFFASTEGMKV
- a CDS encoding YihY/virulence factor BrkB family protein, whose translation is MPNSLHGWAKNPSGRDIRIRREGVARPSGAQHAGDVSDRSFDLGLFREFLDFWSAIFERMHKIHMGLIAAGVAFYAMFAVFPGLAAILTLWSLWFDPTVIMAYVDVAHEFLPGGAEAIIDAQIQSLTETGRTSIGWASFLSFMIATIAARAGVDGLVRGLNAAYGVRGHSTIFGFILAYVLTLAIVGISLAGLATIVIVPVMLKFVVVAEVRIWLLAALPWAAMFMLVILGIGILYRYGPNVKTPRTPVFTWGSFFATILWGGASIAFSAYLGSFNSYNRIYGSIGTVVALLMWFYLAGFSVMLGALINVELARRRRLHALRRATGSK
- a CDS encoding shikimate dehydrogenase, which encodes MNDEPSLSEISHVPLAGVIGMPIAHSRSPRLHGHWLRRYGIEGHYIPMPVMPEHLAEVLRILPRAGFVGLNVTIPHKEAVLALADVVTDRAALIGAANTLIFRPDGKIHADNTDGYGFIANLRQNAPDWDPAAGPAAVIGAGGAARAVVASLLDSGVKELRITNRTRIRSEQIKSEFGARLVVYDWAQAGNMLEGAATVVNATSLGMTGKQPLRVPLDALSPQALVTDLVYTPLMTPLLAQAQERGCKVVDGLGMLLHQAAPGFERWFGQRPEVDDEARRVVLE